The sequence below is a genomic window from Plasmodium cynomolgi strain B DNA, chromosome 4, whole genome shotgun sequence.
atatgtgtgcacggGAAAACGGTTAGTGTTATTGGCTACTTCAAAGCACTGAAGGTGGTGAGGCGGATTATTGTCGACTGCATGAAGAATATCCACCCAGTTTATCACATTAAAGAATTAATTGCTAAAAGGgaactggaaaaaaatgaagagtttaaaaatgagaattgGGAGAAATTTCTCCCCAATTTTAAGAAACGAAATGcacagaggagaaaaattaaacaaaagtTGGATAAGAAGAAGGGCGccaagaaggaggagaagtccGTGTTCCCGCCGGATCAGCTGCCAAGAAAAATTGACATCCAGATGGAGACCGGTGAGTACTTCATGCGCCGcacggggggggaggcggctGCAAGGGGGGCGtaaaatggagaaggaagaaaaggagcagaagaagaagaagctgaagGGAGGAAAAGTTGAAGGGAGGAGAAGttgaaggaaggagaagttgaagggaggagaagttgaaggaaggagaagttgaagggaggagaagctgaaggaagaagaagctgaaggaagaagaagctgaaggaagaagaagctgaaggaagaagaagctgaaggaagaagaagctgagGAAGCAAAATTAGATTTGGGACTGGCGAAGACAAACAACCCACACTGGACTTCCCCCAAAGGAGGCAACCCCATAAGTGAGCACGTACCTGCGCGATGGCACTTAGTAGCGACTGCTTCAACAGTGAGGGAGTCCAACTCGAGGTAACACCCCCCTCGTGGGGAAGCACACCATATGGGGGgatctttttcccccttttcccgtgtttcccttttccgtgtttccccttttgcccttttccgcttttcccCGTTTCCCCTTCCCCGGCTTCAAATTTTTGCGACGTCGCCGCAAATGCTGATCAGCGCGTAGGCGTGGGATCTCTCCTCGCgcatgaacaaattggtaaTCTTAAAGGAGCAGATTAAGTTGGCCCCGATGGCCTTAATGTGAGATTTtgcaataaataaaatatctgATATTATGCTCTGATAAAAAACATCAAACTGCTTTAGATTCACATTCTCCTTGACAATGTGCAAGGAGATTAtcccaaaatatttttttataataacgTTTGGCAGCACGTTTAGTGGGGTTATTATGATTGAGGAGAATTTCTGGTCTGTGAAGGAATCAAATAAGTGCTTTCTGTTTTCAAGCACGATGTAATTTTTAAGGTCgttaaaaaggaacagcGTGTCGCACAGGTTATATTTATCGGATGagtgcttgtttttttttgctgtctTTTTTAGGAACAGggtaattttatttcgtttgttcctttgcgtttctttctcttccccTCGCTGTGTCACGGTATCCTTCGACTGAGTCATCCCCGTTGCACCTTTCCCCGTTTCACCTTTCCCGGTTGTGCCATTCCCCGTAGTGCCATTCCCTGTTGCACCTTTCCCCGTTGTACCACTCCCCGTCCTGCCTTTCCCCgtgctgcttctccccgcgCCGCTTCTCCCCGTGCCGCTTCTCCCCGTGCCACTTCTCCTCATTGCTGTCGACTTCCTGCCATTCCCCCTATGCGAGAAGTACAAGCGAAGGTTGAACAATTTAGCTGCCAACGTGTGaagtattccttttttcttttgctgcCCACCATGGGACTTATCACCCTCGTAGTggttccccctcctcctcaccCCCAACTTGTTTCCATTCGTGGGAGGCAACAACTCAGGgcagttaaaaaaagctGCCACTTTTCTATATAGTAATTTTCCAAATAGttgaaaaaatgcttcaGTAGATTCTCCTGCATCAATCGATTCATGCTCTTCAACTCCAGACTTATCgagttgttattttttatcttaacCAAATGACCTGTAAGCATAATTTCCAACACGTCCACAGATATGAACGCAAAGTGATACTTGATGCTGTATATACAACAGGGATACATCTTGTTTgcgaatatataaaatattaggACATTGTAAAGGTCATTGAATGCtttgttgattttttcatatactACATCTACCTGTTCATTGTTTTCGCTGAACAGGTTTATCCTCTTAATCAGATAGAGGTAACTTTTTGATAGATTATTCAAGTATGtgtgttttcctttatttttgttttttttttctgttttttttttcgttttttttttcctcctttcctCTTCATCCGTCAGGGTTTTGCGCTCGGCGGGGGGGTTGTCTCCTGGGGGGACTACAAGCTGGTCAGTAGGGACCTCCCCGTGGAGGTTTCTACATTCATTCGCACCCAGGTTGACGCGCCTCTCGGCGGGACGCTTACTACCCTGGTCGCTGCACTGATCGCTGCACTGATCGGTGAACAGATCGTCTCGTTCTTTGTGCAGAAGGGGCCCCGCCAAGTTTGCTTCCCTTAGCTCACTGGACTGGTTTCCCTCGGAGTCGCTTTGCCTTTCCCCGCTGGTGATACACTTGGTGATAGAGTCCACTATGTAGTTGTTCGTGGTGCCCCTGGGTAGGCTGTGCCCCACGAGGACCTCCCTCTTCCTCTCACTGGGGGCAGTCGGCTGGTTTGCTTTTCCGGGGTTCCCATCTGTCTTATTTGCTTCCGCCCAAGTGGTTGCTGTCTTATTTGCTTCCACCCAAGTGGGTGCTGCCTTATTTTCTTCTGCTCGACCATCCTGCTGCTCGTAAAACGTTTCGAACCTTATGCTGGGGAGGAGGTCCAGCGTGCACATGTAGAAAAAGTATTTCGGGTGGTTCTGAGTTCCTCCTTTCCTAAACTCGCAGTCAAAGGGGAGGCTGTTTTCACTCCTGTCTAGAGCGAAGGAGCGGTTGCACGTTCTCATTAACTGCGCGCGAGATGATGGGAAGAAGATCTGAGAGAATTTCTTCTCCTCACTCGATTTGGCCATGCTGATGATGGAAGTGCCTGTGGGGGTGCCATAAGAACTATGGTCTCGCTTAACATTCAAGGGGGACTCCCTTTCGGTGCGACCTCTTCTATTCACTTGGCTTCTGACATCGCTGTGGGGGTCACTACTTCTGCTTTCTTCGTTCCCATGTGACAATGGGTCTCTCGTTGATTTCTTATGCGATTGCTCTTTCGATTGGAATGGTTCCATTATTTTGGAATTGCCGCAGTTGGGGAGTTCCCCTTTGGGTAATTCCTCTCTGGGGACTTCCTCTTTGGGGGCCTCCTCCTTGGGGGCCTCCTCCTTGGGGGGTGAGTCCTCCACCCCTTGAGGGAAGTTCCGGAGGTTCCTTCCACTCTGTCTCTCACCATTAGGCGGCGTTCCCCTGGGGGGGAGAGCGCCACTGTCATACCGCTTATTAACGAGATAGCTATTAACGTCTAAGTTGAAAATGTAGTTATACAGAGCGATGCTGTCCTCGTAAATATTAAGTAAGGTAATATTGTCGAGATGATCTTCCACTTCGTAAATgtatcctttattttttactcttttggcttttttttctcctttttttttttaattctcttcctttctttGATACCTAATTGAGTATACTCCATGGCGTTGTCTCTCTTAAGGTGATCACTTTCGTTTGGAAAATTCAGTagctcctcttcctcctttaaGTAAATTTCTCTCAATCTGAAATAGTtattgcattttattttttcacttgtaGATTGATCATCTCCGTTAGGGTTCTGATTAATGGATTCTATGGTGAGTTGCTCAGAAAAGGCTTGTTCCATCATATCCTTCACGCTGGAGTTCAtgagtttatttttgtaactcTGTGAAGGGTCCAGTCTAACATCACTATCGTGTACCATATCCCCTTGTATGAATACAGGAGATAGAAGGCTTTTGtttctacaaaaaaatgatctataatttaaattatcataaataatttttaactcCCTTGCACTGATGTTCTTATTCCTGATGTAGAAATTGTCCTTGTAGTTTGACTttatcaaaaatttattttctgagTAGATtccatacatacacatgccCGTTCCGCAGCAATAACCGAATAGGTAGTTTTGGTTAAAGCATAACTTCAGGTTGTAGTCGAAGATGCTGTTGAATCCGTTCACGAGAAGCTTGCAAATTATTTGCTTGTGCAGGTTCAGCTCCAGGAAGGGGAAGATCTCGCTTATCTGCAAGGGGATGGGAAGCGGAGGGGGAAGTGAAGGAAGACGCGAAGGAGGAAGTGATGGAAAACGCGGAGGATGAAGTGATGGAAGACGCGAAGGAGCAAGGGGATAACTTTCCCGAGTGGGGTTGCGCAAGGTGGGCCCCCTCCCACCCCGCATACATCACCCAAACAGCAAGACCCACCCCGCATGCGCAGGTGCCCTGCTGGGGCCTTTTTCTCACCTCTGAGGCGAGGTACTCTCCGTAGTGCTTCTTCAGCGGGTACACGACGAAGGCAGAGATGAGGAAGCCGCTTCGGggaggggagggaaaaactgCTTGAATTggacgaagcggaagaaggagacgaagaggaggaaggagacaGCGCGGAAGAATCCGAGCTGACATGTGATCGCCTCGTCGTGCGCACCGAACGGGCCAAGTTGGTCCGCTACGAAAGGCCTACTTCCCAATGACGGCCAGGTTTTGTGGTACACTCGAGGACGAAATGAGGATCTTCGGAACCGGGGCTTCATTACATACTCTGTTTTAGGAGGAAACGACGAAGTAAGGAATGGGGGGAAGAAcgagacaaaataaaagtgcaGTGTACGGTGATAAGTTTCCGCAGTTACGTGTAGTCGCTTAGTTTCACCCACCTGCAAAGGACCGTGTTCCTCTCTATGTCATCCGACGCGTAGTGCAAATAAACGCAACTAGAGTTCCTGTGCGCATTTAAGGGCCCACCCTTAAACGACTGGTGCTTATTCCTTTCGCTGTTCACATAAGAAACGATTCTGTCATCTTGGAAAAAGGAGGGCATCACACTTATGGCCGTGCCGTAGCAAAAGAGAATGATCACGTCGTTGTAAATATACGTGTCTTCTTTGTAacctgcaaaaaaaaaaaaaaagataggGAAGATATTCATTCAGGGGTAGCACCACATG
It includes:
- a CDS encoding hypothetical protein (putative) — encoded protein: MAKSSEEKKFSQIFFPSSRAQLMRTCNRSFALDRSENSLPFDCEFRKGGTQNHPKYFFYMCTLDLLPSIRFETFYEQQDGRAEENKAAPTWVEANKTATTWAEANKTDGNPGKANQPTAPSERKREVLVGHSLPRGTTNNYIVDSITKCITSGERQSDSEGNQSSELREANLAGPLLHKERDDLFTDQCSDQCSDQGSKRPAERRVNLGANECRNLHGEVPTDQLVVPPGDNPPAERKTLTDEEERRKKKTKKKTEKKNKNKGKHTYLNNLSKSYLYLIKRINLFSENNEQVDVVYEKINKAFNDLYNVLIFYIFANKMYPCCIYSIKYHFAFISVDVLEIMLTGHLVKIKNNNSISLELKSMNRLMQENLLKHFFNYLENYYIEKWQLFLTALSCCLPRMETNQKFSSIIITPLNVLPNVIIKKYFGIISLHIVKENVNLKQFDVFYQSIISDILFIAKSHIKAIGANLICSFKITNLFMREERSHAYALISICGDVAKI